One region of Zingiber officinale cultivar Zhangliang chromosome 7B, Zo_v1.1, whole genome shotgun sequence genomic DNA includes:
- the LOC122004288 gene encoding 3-oxoacyl-[acyl-carrier-protein] synthase III, chloroplastic-like produces MAATIGIESDFPYVKMISAESMIGLGKATKCAQIVKACSSDEDGLLGFDVHSDGHGQRQLTVLARDERMEITSSMNGAPLFPPKKKYFSCIEMNGFLPLIVITSQD; encoded by the exons ATGGCAGCTACAATTGGTATAGAGAGTGATTTCCCATATGTCAAGATG ATATCTGCAGAAAGCATGATTGGTCTCGGTAAAGCAACTAAATGTGCACAAATTGTCAAG GCATGCAGTAGTGATGAAGATGGTTTGCTTGGTTTTGACGTACATAGTGATGGCCATGGCCAAAG GCAACTAACTGTTCTAGCAAGAGATGAGCGAATGGAGATCACCTCAAGCATGAATGGTGCTCCTCTATTCCCTCCAAAGAAGAAATATTTTTCTTGTATCGAAATGAATGGTTTTCTGCCATTAATA GTTATTACGTCTCAAGACTAG